A stretch of the Carassius auratus strain Wakin unplaced genomic scaffold, ASM336829v1 scaf_tig00008554, whole genome shotgun sequence genome encodes the following:
- the LOC113072144 gene encoding uncharacterized protein LOC113072144 translates to MEKPDDGFPMGMFPKVLESLLRDQVITDKQGYGTAFIFKDELDVFTFSAHCGKNVPVRKQQSPRFCIEDKEHVSKVHEHLPWLQETPRLDIVLYTSGVDPHWKDELGRLYLTDEGLYQMDLFVLQTVIKRGIPVATVIGGGYFRDIDQLVHRHSIIHRAASKAGNA, encoded by the exons ATGGAGAAACCTGATGACGG GTTTCCCATGGGAATGTTCCCCAAAGTCCTGGAGAGTCTGCTTAGAGATCAGGTCATAACAGATAAACAG GGTTATGGAACAGCATTCATATTTAAGGATGAACTGGATGTTTTCACCTTCTCAGCGCATTGTGGGAAAAACGTTCCTGTGAGAAAACAACAGTCACCTAGATTTTGCATTGAAGACAAAGAGCATGTTTCGAAAG TCCATGAACACCTCCCTTGGTTACAGGAAACACCTCGGCTGGATATAGTGCTCTATACTTCTGGAGTGGATCCACACTGGAAGGATGAACTTGGAAGACTTTATCTCACAGATGAAG GACTTTACCAGATGGATCTTTTTGTTCTTCAGACAGTCATTAAAAGGGGCATTCCTGTGGCTACTGTCATTGGAGGAGGCTATTTCAGAGATATTGATCAACTGGTGCACAGGCACTCAATAATTCACAGAGCTGCATCAAAG GCAGGCAATGCTTAA